A window of Candidatus Izemoplasma sp. contains these coding sequences:
- the cmk gene encoding (d)CMP kinase, producing MPTVQIAIDGPAGAGKSTVAKHVAKHLNITYIDTGAMYRAITLKALQLNIDLDDAKSYIFVKDTAFQFNDHHIYMDGVDVSAKIRETNVTAHVSKVSSVPYVRQALVALQRDLAKTESVVMDGRDIGTNVLVDATHKFFLTATIDERARRRYYDNLNRGIKSNLDDIKKDIARRDYLDTTRQVNPLKPAEDAVIIDTSNLTLDEVITLIIENIGEVEEHGI from the coding sequence ATGCCAACTGTTCAAATTGCCATAGATGGTCCAGCGGGAGCTGGTAAAAGTACTGTTGCAAAACATGTTGCAAAACATTTGAACATCACCTATATTGATACTGGTGCAATGTATCGAGCAATTACGCTCAAAGCACTACAATTAAATATTGACTTAGATGATGCAAAAAGTTACATATTCGTCAAAGACACCGCATTTCAATTTAATGATCATCACATTTATATGGATGGCGTTGATGTATCCGCTAAAATCCGTGAAACAAATGTGACTGCTCATGTCTCAAAAGTCTCATCAGTTCCGTATGTCAGACAAGCTTTAGTCGCCTTACAACGCGACTTAGCAAAAACAGAGTCTGTCGTAATGGATGGAAGAGATATCGGGACAAACGTCTTAGTTGACGCAACCCACAAATTCTTTTTGACCGCAACAATTGATGAGCGGGCAAGAAGACGTTATTACGATAACTTGAATCGTGGGATTAAAAGCAACTTAGATGATATTAAAAAGGATATTGCCAGACGTGATTATTTAGATACCACCCGGCAAGTGAATCCGTTAAAGCCTGCGGAAGACGCAGTGATTATTGATACATCCAACTTAACGCTAGATGAAGTTATTACTTTAATTATAGAAAATATTGGAGAGGTCGAAGAACATGGAATTTAA
- a CDS encoding pseudouridine synthase, with protein MERLQKVIAHSGLTSRRKAEEMITDGRVTVNGDTVTELGTKVTSKDVVMVDGKPIKKEEHVYYVLYKPRNVISTTDDELDRETVLNYIQTEKRIYPVGRLDFDTSGVLLLTNDGELTNLLIHPSHNLEKEYEVTVKGFLRKEESKTLCRGIKLDGTMTKKAKIMDVSYNTNKEISHCRIIITEGRTHQVKRMFESVGHPVLSLKRVRFGPVTLKHLRVGEYRRITPHEIKQLRHQAKH; from the coding sequence ATGGAAAGATTACAAAAAGTGATTGCCCACAGTGGCCTAACATCACGTAGAAAAGCAGAAGAGATGATTACTGATGGACGGGTAACTGTCAATGGTGATACCGTGACAGAACTGGGCACCAAAGTCACCTCAAAGGATGTTGTGATGGTCGATGGGAAACCAATCAAAAAAGAAGAACATGTCTACTATGTCTTATATAAACCACGCAATGTCATCAGTACCACCGATGATGAATTAGATCGAGAAACTGTATTAAACTATATACAAACAGAAAAACGCATATACCCAGTTGGGCGTTTGGATTTTGACACCTCGGGTGTTTTACTCTTAACCAACGATGGGGAGCTAACCAATTTACTGATTCATCCAAGTCATAACTTAGAAAAAGAATACGAAGTAACGGTTAAAGGGTTTTTACGTAAAGAGGAATCGAAAACCTTATGCCGTGGTATAAAGTTAGATGGAACAATGACTAAAAAAGCTAAAATAATGGATGTATCCTACAATACAAACAAAGAAATTTCACATTGCCGGATTATTATTACAGAAGGAAGAACCCATCAAGTGAAAAGAATGTTTGAAAGTGTAGGGCACCCTGTGTTATCATTGAAAAGGGTCAGGTTTGGACCTGTCACTTTGAAACACTTACGAGTCGGCGAATATCGCCGCATCACGCCTCATGAGATTAAACAATTAAGACATCAGGCAAAACATTAG
- a CDS encoding hemolysin family protein yields MLVFMVIFLMVSAFFSMSETIFSSVSPIRLRTYIEDGRKGSKKALWITENFDRTITTILVGNNLANIALATLSVSVFSVIFNGNETIVNVMNTVVMTIIILIFGEIIPKSFAKINADKLALLTSQILYVVIVVLKPITWIFIKIKNSILNDNREFLVSVTGNELVTIIDTMEEEGAIDQEEAQMLQSVLDLGEKRVGDIMTPRVDMVAIDIEDDTIDDVKALFFEHQFSRLPVFKESRDNIIGILHERDFFASIIQDKPLDIRKMMQRPMYVSKSMRVDTLIELLQRESLHLAVVSGEYGGTSGIVTMEDALEELVGEIYDEHDEIEEVFISPIDENTYGINADIDIEDLFEDLDIGNPPETHYASLGGWLYDVMEEIPEVDETYTLIQEIPNFDHDDDEPTYLTLKFVIKEMKERRISYVILTINEALE; encoded by the coding sequence ATGTTAGTATTCATGGTGATCTTTTTGATGGTGAGTGCGTTTTTCAGCATGAGTGAAACCATCTTTTCAAGTGTCAGTCCAATCCGTTTAAGAACGTATATTGAGGATGGGCGTAAAGGCAGTAAGAAAGCATTATGGATTACCGAAAACTTTGATAGAACAATCACTACAATCTTAGTTGGAAACAACTTAGCTAATATCGCACTTGCAACATTGAGTGTTAGTGTCTTTTCTGTTATATTTAATGGAAATGAAACAATCGTTAATGTGATGAACACCGTAGTGATGACCATTATCATCTTAATTTTTGGGGAAATCATCCCAAAAAGTTTTGCGAAAATTAATGCTGATAAACTCGCCTTGTTAACAAGTCAGATTTTGTATGTCGTGATAGTGGTTTTAAAACCTATCACATGGATTTTTATTAAAATAAAGAATAGTATCTTAAATGATAATCGAGAATTTTTAGTCAGTGTCACGGGAAATGAGTTAGTCACCATTATTGATACAATGGAAGAAGAAGGAGCAATCGATCAAGAAGAAGCACAAATGTTACAAAGTGTACTCGATCTTGGCGAAAAACGGGTTGGAGATATTATGACCCCACGTGTGGATATGGTCGCGATTGATATCGAAGATGATACGATTGATGATGTGAAAGCACTCTTCTTTGAACATCAGTTCTCGCGGTTACCTGTTTTTAAAGAAAGTCGAGACAATATTATTGGAATCTTGCATGAACGGGATTTCTTTGCCAGTATCATTCAAGATAAACCACTTGACATTCGTAAAATGATGCAAAGACCTATGTATGTTTCAAAAAGTATGCGTGTAGATACCTTAATTGAACTCTTACAACGTGAAAGTTTACACTTGGCTGTTGTGAGTGGTGAATATGGGGGAACCAGTGGTATTGTCACAATGGAAGATGCCCTTGAAGAACTTGTTGGTGAAATATATGATGAACATGATGAAATTGAAGAAGTATTCATCAGTCCAATCGATGAAAACACCTATGGCATTAATGCCGATATTGATATAGAAGATTTATTTGAAGATTTAGATATAGGAAATCCACCTGAAACCCATTATGCTTCACTTGGTGGATGGCTCTACGATGTTATGGAAGAGATTCCAGAGGTCGATGAGACGTATACTTTAATTCAAGAAATACCAAATTTCGATCATGATGATGACGAACCGACTTACTTGACTTTAAAATTTGTCATTAAGGAAATGAAGGAACGTCGTATTAGTTACGTTATTCTAACGATTAACGAGGCCTTAGAATAG
- the efp gene encoding elongation factor P, whose amino-acid sequence MTNSNSFKTGMTIQSEGNLYTILEFQHVKPGKGPAFVRSKLKNLRTGAIIDKTWRAGEKVETAHIDKNAMVYLYADGDRHVFMNNETYEQIEISEKQIEYQLNFIVENMEVNVISFEKEILGVDIPEKVTLEVTQADPAVKGNTAQSATKDCVVETGFELQVPLFVEKGDKIVINTSTGKYDTRA is encoded by the coding sequence ATGACAAATTCAAATAGCTTTAAAACTGGAATGACAATCCAGTCAGAGGGTAATTTATATACAATTTTAGAGTTTCAACATGTGAAACCAGGAAAAGGACCGGCATTCGTGCGGTCTAAACTTAAAAACTTACGTACTGGGGCTATTATTGATAAAACATGGCGTGCTGGAGAAAAAGTAGAAACAGCACATATTGATAAAAATGCAATGGTATATTTATATGCTGATGGTGATCGACATGTGTTTATGAATAATGAAACGTACGAACAAATTGAAATTTCTGAGAAACAAATTGAATATCAGCTTAACTTTATCGTTGAGAATATGGAAGTTAACGTCATTTCTTTTGAAAAAGAAATCTTAGGTGTTGATATTCCAGAAAAAGTAACTTTAGAAGTAACACAAGCAGACCCTGCAGTGAAGGGGAATACAGCACAAAGTGCTACGAAAGATTGTGTTGTTGAAACGGGCTTTGAATTACAAGTTCCATTGTTTGTTGAAAAGGGTGACAAAATTGTTATCAATACAAGCACAGGAAAGTATGATACCCGCGCATAA
- a CDS encoding rhodanese-like domain-containing protein, whose protein sequence is MDWIDIVLAIALGLGFGWLLMRYQNLDRSKLHIIDQETFENNMRKGQLIDVRKKDAYDKDKIKGARNFKKSQIVGKYSRLRKDQSVYIYCQNGRKSKRLAKKMIRDGFSDIYILEGGFNNYTHQ, encoded by the coding sequence ATGGATTGGATAGATATTGTTTTAGCGATTGCATTAGGACTTGGATTTGGATGGCTTTTGATGCGTTATCAAAATCTTGATCGCAGTAAACTGCATATTATCGATCAAGAAACTTTTGAAAACAACATGCGTAAGGGGCAACTTATTGATGTCCGTAAGAAAGATGCCTATGACAAGGATAAAATCAAAGGGGCACGCAACTTTAAAAAAAGCCAAATTGTAGGAAAATATTCCCGCTTACGCAAAGACCAGTCGGTTTATATTTATTGCCAAAATGGTCGTAAAAGTAAACGATTAGCAAAGAAAATGATTCGTGATGGATTTTCTGATATTTATATATTAGAAGGTGGCTTTAATAACTACACGCATCAATAA
- a CDS encoding sugar O-acetyltransferase — MTNKERMLSKHLYVGDDELKKLANKARDLLDEFNKTPYRNYEKRKGIIKSLFGKTPNDFYVHKPFYCDYGFNIEVGEHFYCNFNCVFLDVGKITIGDNVMCGPNVQIYTATHPIDSRVRNEGYEYALPVTIEDGVWIGGGAIINPGVTVGQDAIIASGAVVTKNVPANTIVGGNPAKLIRQITKEDQMYWENERQKYHNQ, encoded by the coding sequence ATGACAAACAAAGAAAGAATGTTGAGTAAACACTTATATGTTGGTGATGATGAGTTAAAAAAACTCGCCAATAAGGCAAGAGACTTACTTGATGAGTTTAATAAAACGCCCTATCGAAACTATGAAAAACGGAAAGGTATCATCAAATCATTGTTTGGTAAGACCCCTAATGATTTTTATGTACATAAGCCGTTTTATTGTGATTATGGGTTTAATATTGAAGTCGGAGAACACTTTTATTGTAATTTTAACTGTGTCTTTTTGGATGTGGGTAAAATTACGATTGGAGATAATGTTATGTGTGGACCGAATGTTCAGATTTATACCGCGACTCACCCGATAGATAGTCGTGTTAGAAATGAAGGGTATGAATATGCTTTACCTGTAACCATTGAAGATGGTGTATGGATTGGTGGTGGGGCAATAATTAACCCTGGTGTAACGGTTGGACAAGATGCGATTATTGCTTCTGGCGCTGTGGTTACAAAAAATGTTCCCGCCAATACAATTGTTGGTGGCAACCCGGCGAAACTGATTCGTCAGATTACCAAAGAGGACCAGATGTATTGGGAAAACGAAAGACAAAAATATCATAACCAATAA
- the ggt gene encoding gamma-glutamyltransferase, with the protein MNNQFQSKRNPVYARNGVVATSEGLAAQAGKSILERGGNAIDAAVATAAALTVVEPTSNGIGSDCFALVYTNGKLHGMNASGYSSRNITIDKVKERGYKSMPATGIESITVPGTPRGWARLIEKWGNLSLEEVMQPAVDLARHGFLISETVGYYYERAIKAYTKQNTSEMYQTFYDVFTKDQAPYKAGEFFKSEAHAKTLEAIAKTGAKSFYEGDLADKIVAFMEKHHGFIDHDDLKNFDVEFVEPISVNYKGIDVYEIPPNGQGITALMALNLLKEDRFIKRDVITLHKQIEALKIAFSDTLKYVTDPNFMSMDMTFLLSDDYVNLRKKDIKKTAHKPDPITYESSGTVYLATADKDGNMVSFIQSNYMGFGSGIVIDDTGIAMQNRGHTFKLDPEHDNKLAPRKRTYHTIIPGFLMNGKTPIGPFGVMGGFMQPQGHLQVVMNLVDFKMNAQEALDAPRFRWDKDLKVALEHQFDQYIAQQLTVKGHQITYDVYSGGFGRGQIIRQIDDGYEVGTETRCDGTIAYY; encoded by the coding sequence ATGAACAATCAATTTCAATCGAAACGCAATCCCGTTTACGCTAGAAACGGTGTTGTCGCAACAAGTGAAGGGTTAGCGGCACAAGCAGGAAAATCAATTTTAGAACGCGGCGGAAATGCTATTGATGCGGCTGTTGCCACTGCGGCAGCGTTAACCGTTGTCGAACCAACATCGAATGGTATTGGCAGTGACTGTTTTGCGTTAGTCTATACGAATGGTAAACTTCATGGGATGAACGCAAGTGGGTATTCCTCACGCAATATTACGATAGATAAAGTAAAAGAGCGTGGCTATAAATCAATGCCTGCGACAGGGATAGAATCAATCACTGTCCCAGGAACGCCAAGAGGCTGGGCAAGACTCATTGAAAAATGGGGGAACCTGTCTTTAGAAGAGGTTATGCAACCAGCGGTTGATTTAGCCCGTCATGGCTTTTTAATTTCAGAGACAGTTGGCTATTATTATGAACGTGCCATAAAAGCGTATACAAAACAGAATACATCAGAAATGTATCAAACCTTTTATGATGTCTTCACAAAAGATCAAGCTCCTTATAAGGCCGGTGAATTCTTTAAAAGTGAAGCGCACGCAAAAACCTTAGAAGCAATCGCAAAGACCGGGGCTAAGAGTTTTTATGAAGGTGACTTAGCTGATAAAATTGTGGCTTTTATGGAAAAACATCATGGCTTTATTGATCATGATGATTTAAAAAACTTTGATGTTGAATTTGTCGAGCCTATTTCAGTCAACTATAAAGGGATTGATGTCTACGAAATCCCGCCTAACGGGCAAGGCATCACAGCGCTTATGGCGCTCAATTTATTAAAAGAGGATAGGTTTATCAAGCGGGATGTAATCACGCTTCACAAACAAATAGAAGCCTTGAAAATTGCCTTTAGCGATACCTTAAAATATGTAACGGATCCTAACTTTATGTCAATGGATATGACTTTTTTACTGAGTGATGACTATGTTAATTTACGTAAAAAAGACATTAAAAAAACAGCGCATAAGCCAGACCCGATAACCTATGAATCTAGTGGGACTGTTTATTTAGCGACGGCGGATAAAGATGGCAATATGGTCTCATTTATTCAAAGTAATTATATGGGATTTGGTAGTGGTATTGTGATTGATGATACTGGAATTGCGATGCAAAATAGAGGACATACATTTAAATTAGATCCTGAACATGACAATAAACTCGCGCCAAGAAAACGCACCTATCATACGATTATTCCAGGATTTTTAATGAATGGCAAAACCCCAATTGGCCCTTTTGGTGTCATGGGTGGGTTTATGCAGCCACAAGGACACTTACAAGTAGTTATGAATTTAGTTGATTTTAAAATGAATGCTCAAGAAGCCTTGGATGCCCCCCGATTTCGTTGGGATAAAGACTTGAAAGTCGCCTTAGAACATCAATTTGACCAATACATTGCCCAACAATTAACAGTCAAAGGACATCAGATTACGTATGATGTATATTCGGGTGGATTTGGTCGTGGCCAAATCATTAGACAGATTGATGATGGCTACGAAGTAGGCACAGAAACAAGATGTGATGGGACCATTGCCTACTATTAG